GCAGAAATGTCGCCGCATTTGGTATTGCCAGGATATCAGACGGATCGATCCCGGCAAGAAGAAATCCTGTATAATCAGCTTTCCAGGGGAAAAACCCGAACCTCTGGACAGTTTCATCATCGATACCTGACCTCAGATAGACCGAGAGCCTTCCGGTTATATCGAAAGTGGACATTGCAGTCTGGGAATTGAGTGTGTATCCTTCCCCGACCTTTCCCGGAACAGCATCCCTGCCGCTTTCGAATGATCCGTCGTATGAATCTGAACCGATTCCTTCCGGGCAGGCGGTAGCCGCCAAAAGCAACCCTCCCTGATCGACAGCGATTGACGCATATTTTATCGCCTTGTGGCTCTGAAGAAGATCTATATCCCTGGGGCTGCCTCCAGCTGAAGCGATCACCGTACTATATGTTCGTTTGATCCTGAACGAGAATCTGTCCGTAAACCATCGTGTAGCTGAAAGGTGTGATTGTTCAATATCTCCACCATTGATAAAAACGATTTCTCCATTCTTGCCACTGACCGTATTGATCATGAACACAGGCGATGGAAGGAGCCTTGCACCTTCAAGCATATCTATATGAACCGGATTGTCTTCAAGATTACCCGGTCTGCATCCTTCTACCAGACCATCAGAAGGATCATCAAGAAGAGAAAGTCTGTGATTTGCCAGAATCGTACTCTCAGAAGCTATGCCCGGCAGGATCAATTTTCGTGCTCCGCCGAAACCTGCGAAATAATGAAAAGATATCTGACCTATCCC
This genomic stretch from Candidatus Latescibacterota bacterium harbors:
- the larA gene encoding nickel-dependent lactate racemase — protein: MKYRLPYNDSEIELDLPDGVRIEGTTFPPALLDVGARLDSAIESPEGCSPLSELIPAEGRISILISDITRGSVAGVILPLLLKRLESMGAASDSIEIMISAGMHRGRSREDLKRHLGSEIIEKYPVSEHDACDSSSMFNVGVTSAGTECHFSERIVDSGLVIGIGQISFHYFAGFGGARKLILPGIASESTILANHRLSLLDDPSDGLVEGCRPGNLEDNPVHIDMLEGARLLPSPVFMINTVSGKNGEIVFINGGDIEQSHLSATRWFTDRFSFRIKRTYSTVIASAGGSPRDIDLLQSHKAIKYASIAVDQGGLLLAATACPEGIGSDSYDGSFESGRDAVPGKVGEGYTLNSQTAMSTFDITGRLSVYLRSGIDDETVQRFGFFPWKADYTGFLLAGIDPSDILAIPNAATFLPILEVSSE